From one Pedobacter faecalis genomic stretch:
- a CDS encoding response regulator: MEKTSLKNNLRIGLGLSLLILFVSSLASYKSITNLIKSAELVSHSNAVMTDLDGVLSALKDAETGQRGYLLTGETEFLTPYNGARGNALELLNRISLATVDNGQQQYHIERLQDIIENRLNALQKIIDIKDSGGQITVSELRVGKSYMDRARALIKKMQEEEMRLLNERTTELNKQASYTPLVIIAAAALAVLITLFFYLRVSRDHDERMRLQEELRANNEQTAARIAAIQTVAAQISKGDYGARLDETQKDGLGSLSGSLNAMAESLEYSFSKLADKEWLQSGIATLNETMVGEKTVEMLAANILEHVADYTESVVGALYLLESDNSLYLAGGFALEAQARRNRISLGDGLAGQVIKSGKQILVNDIPEGEMTVSYATGSTSPRNVVAAPITRHGEVVGVMEFGSLSSYSPLQLELLGSVADSIGMAIHVSQNRKKLQELLEETQAQTEELQAQHSELEGLNAELEAQAQKIQTSEEELRVQQEELLQSNQELEERTSLLEEKNQLIHERNLDIQQKAEQLEQSTKYKSEFLANMSHELRTPLNSILLLSKLMSENKELDKEYIEYAEVIQSSGQGLLGLIDEILDLSKIEAGKMKLEFADVNISEVATDMKSLFTPLAKNKGLELVIDIADGLQINTDKMRLEQILKNLLSNAVKFTERGKVALTVNKDDAGRMLLFKVTDTGIGIPEEKQGLIFEAFQQADGSTRRRFGGTGLGLSISRELSKLLGGEIELTSKENVGSEFLLRLPVDRNAVTEEVTQSDSSEPEKPKQETPKQANAERFTVSVIPKDIEDDRDDIGAQDKVILIIEDDTAFAKTLLQFTRKRGYKGIVAVRGDAGIELANSFRPLAILLDIQLPVKDGWQVMEELKSNPATRPIPVHIMSSLEVKKESLLKGAVDFINKPVALEHMKQIFQKLEYALSKHPKKVLIVEENKQHAEALSYFLSNYNIMTQVANNVNQSIDALQKKEVDCVILDMGIPDKNAYETLETIKKSEGLENLPIIIFTGKNLSKGEESRIRQYADSIVVKTAHSYQRILDEAGLFLHLVEANESDKRNRPVVTEKLAGLYDVLNNKTVLIADDDVRNIFSLTKALEQHKMKVLAATDGREALQILKDNPKVDIVLMDMMMPEMDGYESTREIRKIPAFKQLPVLAVTAKAMMGDREKCIAAGASDYISKPVDVDQLISLLRVWLYDRI, encoded by the coding sequence ATGGAGAAAACATCACTCAAAAACAATTTGCGTATTGGGCTTGGGCTGTCATTGCTGATCTTATTTGTGTCATCACTGGCGTCCTACAAGAGCATTACGAATTTGATTAAGAGCGCAGAACTGGTATCGCACAGCAATGCGGTCATGACCGATTTAGACGGGGTGCTTTCCGCCCTGAAGGATGCTGAAACCGGTCAGCGAGGTTACCTGCTCACAGGCGAGACGGAGTTTCTGACACCCTATAATGGAGCGCGTGGCAATGCCTTGGAACTGCTTAACAGGATAAGTCTGGCAACAGTAGATAACGGTCAGCAACAATACCATATTGAGCGCCTGCAGGACATCATTGAAAACCGGCTTAACGCTTTACAGAAAATCATTGACATCAAAGACAGCGGAGGTCAGATTACGGTTTCCGAATTGCGGGTGGGAAAGTCATACATGGACCGTGCACGGGCCTTGATCAAGAAAATGCAGGAGGAAGAGATGCGACTCCTGAATGAGCGGACGACCGAATTAAATAAGCAAGCCAGCTACACGCCGCTTGTAATTATTGCTGCGGCTGCGCTTGCCGTACTCATAACGCTTTTCTTTTACCTGCGTGTATCTAGAGATCACGACGAGCGCATGAGGCTGCAGGAAGAACTGAGGGCAAACAATGAGCAAACGGCGGCCAGAATAGCCGCAATTCAAACGGTTGCCGCGCAGATATCTAAAGGCGATTATGGTGCGCGACTCGACGAAACACAAAAAGACGGGTTAGGTAGTTTGTCTGGATCGCTCAATGCCATGGCTGAATCTCTCGAGTATTCTTTCTCTAAGCTTGCGGATAAGGAATGGCTTCAGTCGGGAATAGCCACGTTAAACGAAACCATGGTTGGGGAGAAGACCGTGGAAATGCTGGCCGCTAACATTTTAGAGCATGTTGCAGATTATACGGAAAGTGTTGTCGGCGCATTGTATCTTCTTGAGTCTGACAACAGTCTTTATCTTGCAGGCGGGTTTGCCCTTGAAGCCCAGGCGAGGCGTAACCGGATTAGCCTAGGTGACGGGCTTGCGGGCCAGGTAATAAAGTCGGGAAAGCAAATTCTGGTGAACGATATTCCGGAAGGTGAGATGACCGTGAGCTATGCTACCGGAAGTACCAGTCCCCGAAATGTGGTGGCGGCGCCAATCACACGTCATGGCGAAGTTGTCGGCGTTATGGAGTTTGGTTCGCTTTCAAGCTACAGCCCGCTTCAACTGGAGCTGTTAGGCAGTGTTGCGGATAGTATTGGTATGGCAATCCATGTGTCGCAAAACCGAAAGAAACTTCAGGAACTGCTGGAAGAAACGCAGGCACAAACCGAAGAGCTTCAGGCTCAGCACAGCGAACTGGAGGGGCTAAATGCGGAACTGGAGGCTCAGGCACAGAAAATACAAACTTCTGAAGAGGAGTTGCGTGTACAACAGGAAGAGTTGCTGCAAAGCAATCAGGAACTCGAAGAAAGAACAAGCCTGCTTGAAGAAAAGAACCAGCTGATACACGAGCGGAACCTGGATATTCAGCAAAAAGCAGAGCAACTCGAGCAGAGTACGAAGTACAAGTCTGAATTCCTTGCAAACATGTCTCACGAGCTGAGGACGCCGCTTAATTCTATTTTGCTGTTGTCTAAGCTTATGTCTGAGAATAAAGAGCTGGATAAGGAGTATATCGAATACGCAGAAGTAATACAAAGCTCGGGACAGGGCCTACTAGGCCTAATAGATGAAATTCTTGACCTGTCGAAGATCGAAGCAGGAAAGATGAAGCTGGAATTTGCGGACGTTAATATCTCCGAGGTGGCTACAGATATGAAGTCACTTTTTACCCCGCTTGCTAAAAACAAGGGGCTGGAGCTTGTTATAGATATAGCGGATGGCTTGCAGATTAACACGGACAAAATGCGTCTGGAACAAATCCTTAAAAACCTGCTTTCAAACGCCGTTAAATTTACGGAACGCGGCAAAGTAGCCCTGACGGTTAATAAGGACGATGCCGGCCGCATGCTTTTATTCAAGGTAACGGACACAGGTATCGGTATTCCTGAAGAAAAGCAGGGTTTAATCTTCGAAGCATTTCAACAGGCCGACGGGTCTACACGCAGAAGATTTGGCGGGACAGGCCTTGGCTTATCGATAAGCCGTGAACTTTCAAAACTTCTGGGAGGTGAAATAGAACTTACGAGTAAAGAAAATGTTGGAAGCGAGTTTTTACTCAGGCTGCCGGTTGACCGAAACGCTGTCACTGAGGAAGTAACGCAATCAGATTCATCCGAACCCGAAAAGCCGAAACAGGAAACACCAAAGCAAGCCAACGCTGAGAGATTTACTGTAAGTGTTATTCCGAAAGATATTGAAGACGACAGGGATGACATAGGAGCACAGGACAAAGTGATCCTGATCATTGAGGACGATACGGCATTCGCAAAGACCTTGTTGCAGTTTACCAGAAAGCGTGGATATAAGGGTATTGTGGCTGTGCGGGGCGATGCAGGTATAGAACTGGCAAACAGCTTCAGGCCGCTCGCAATTTTGCTGGACATCCAGCTTCCAGTGAAAGATGGGTGGCAGGTGATGGAAGAATTGAAGTCTAACCCCGCCACACGGCCAATCCCGGTGCATATCATGTCGTCGCTTGAAGTAAAGAAGGAAAGCCTGCTTAAAGGAGCGGTAGATTTTATCAACAAGCCTGTAGCGCTTGAACACATGAAACAAATTTTCCAGAAACTGGAGTATGCGCTTAGCAAGCATCCTAAAAAGGTGTTGATTGTGGAAGAGAATAAGCAGCACGCCGAAGCGCTGAGCTACTTTTTGAGCAATTATAATATCATGACCCAGGTTGCCAACAATGTTAACCAGAGTATCGATGCGTTGCAGAAAAAAGAAGTAGATTGTGTGATTCTGGATATGGGCATACCGGATAAGAATGCTTATGAAACGTTGGAGACCATCAAAAAAAGCGAAGGACTGGAAAACCTGCCGATCATTATCTTCACCGGGAAGAACCTTTCTAAAGGCGAGGAAAGCCGGATCAGGCAGTATGCCGATTCGATCGTAGTGAAGACCGCCCATTCGTACCAACGTATCCTTGATGAGGCAGGCCTGTTCCTCCATCTTGTTGAAGCAAACGAGAGTGATAAAAGAAACCGGCCCGTGGTCACGGAAAAACTTGCAGGCTTGTATGACGTCCTGAACAATAAGACTGTCCTGATCGCGGATGATGACGTAAGAAATATTTTTTCACTCACAAAAGCACTGGAACAGCATAAAATGAAGGTTCTCGCGGCTACTGACGGCAGGGAAGCCCTACAGATTTTAAAAGACAACCCAAAGGTAGATATTGTTCTTATGGATATGATGATGCCGGAAATGGATGGATATGAAAGCACACGGGAGATCAGGAAAATACCTGCTTTCAAACAATTGCCGGTGCTGGCTGTTACTGCCAAAGCTATGATGGGAGATCGGGAGAAATGCATTGCGGCCGGTGCTTCGGATTACATCTCAAAACCTGTAGATGTTGACCAACTCATTTCGTTGCTTAGGGTCTGGCTTTATGACAGGATATAA
- the gltX gene encoding glutamate--tRNA ligase, which produces MEKKVRVRFAPSPTGGLHLGGVRTALFNYLFAKQNNGSFILRIEDTDQTRFVEGAEEYIADCLDWCGLVPDESPQKGGNYGPYRQSERKASYRVFAEQLIREGHAYYAFDTPEELEIKRKEVPNFTYGQATRESMRNSLSLTSGEVEELLSRNVPHVVRIKMPENESVSFYDLIRGHVSFDTNLVDDKVLLKADGMPTYHLAVVADDKAMEISHVFRGEEWLPSAPIHILLWKYLGWADAMPQWAHFPLILKPDGNGKLSKRDGDRLGFPVYAKNWTDPRTGAETRGFKELGFLPEAFVNLLAMLGWNDGSEQELFSLSELIAKFSIDRISKAGAKFDFEKAKWFNQEWIKKSEAEVLMPLVRSVLGEQATDVITDKYFLNVVRLVKDRCTLLSDFKLQAGYFFKAPEVFDVDAVKPKWTEIKANFFSAFADTITDERSASDLEERFKLLSAEHGLKAGEVMLPFRVMLVGGKFGPGVFDIAAMLGAQETIQRIRSAVNMFSE; this is translated from the coding sequence ATGGAAAAGAAAGTTAGAGTACGGTTTGCTCCCAGCCCCACGGGTGGACTTCACTTAGGAGGCGTTCGGACAGCGCTGTTCAACTATTTGTTCGCAAAGCAAAATAACGGCTCATTTATCCTTCGTATCGAAGATACGGATCAGACGAGATTTGTGGAAGGCGCGGAGGAATATATTGCTGACTGTTTGGATTGGTGTGGGCTGGTGCCCGATGAAAGTCCGCAAAAGGGCGGTAACTATGGACCATACAGGCAGAGTGAGCGGAAGGCGTCTTACCGTGTATTTGCTGAACAGTTGATTCGTGAAGGACATGCATACTATGCTTTCGATACGCCGGAAGAGCTGGAGATAAAGCGAAAAGAAGTGCCTAATTTTACTTACGGGCAGGCTACGAGGGAGAGTATGAGAAATTCCCTGTCGTTAACTTCCGGAGAAGTGGAAGAACTGCTTAGTCGCAACGTTCCGCATGTGGTGCGCATCAAGATGCCGGAAAACGAAAGTGTATCATTCTATGATTTGATCAGAGGTCATGTAAGCTTTGACACCAATTTGGTTGATGACAAGGTGCTGCTTAAAGCAGATGGCATGCCAACGTATCATCTTGCCGTTGTTGCAGATGACAAGGCGATGGAGATCAGCCATGTATTTCGTGGAGAGGAATGGCTTCCATCAGCTCCCATCCATATCCTGCTATGGAAATATCTGGGCTGGGCCGACGCTATGCCACAATGGGCTCATTTTCCGTTGATTCTTAAACCTGACGGGAACGGAAAGCTGAGCAAGCGAGATGGCGACAGACTTGGGTTCCCGGTGTATGCTAAAAATTGGACTGACCCGCGTACCGGGGCAGAAACCAGGGGTTTTAAAGAGCTTGGTTTCTTGCCAGAAGCGTTTGTAAACCTTCTTGCCATGTTGGGCTGGAACGATGGTAGTGAGCAGGAGTTATTCTCGCTTTCTGAGCTAATAGCCAAGTTCTCGATAGACCGGATCAGTAAGGCTGGAGCCAAGTTCGATTTTGAAAAGGCGAAGTGGTTTAACCAGGAATGGATAAAGAAAAGCGAAGCGGAAGTGCTGATGCCGCTGGTTAGGTCCGTGTTGGGCGAGCAGGCCACGGACGTAATAACCGACAAGTATTTTCTAAATGTTGTGAGGCTGGTGAAAGACCGGTGTACATTGCTCAGCGATTTTAAACTTCAGGCAGGTTATTTCTTTAAGGCTCCGGAGGTTTTTGATGTGGATGCAGTGAAGCCAAAATGGACTGAGATTAAAGCCAATTTTTTCTCCGCATTTGCGGACACAATTACCGATGAACGCTCTGCATCTGACCTTGAGGAAAGATTTAAATTGCTGTCCGCCGAACACGGACTAAAAGCTGGTGAGGTGATGCTGCCCTTCAGGGTGATGCTTGTTGGTGGAAAATTTGGTCCGGGCGTCTTCGATATCGCCGCGATGCTGGGTGCACAGGAAACTATACAGCGCATCCGATCTGCGGTGAATATGTTTAGTGAATAA
- a CDS encoding chemotaxis protein CheB produces the protein MRACEAFIIGGSAGSLDVLLKVLPIVRIPVPFPIIIVIHRKHGSDSLLPDLLTSRTGLTVKEVDEKEVVQPGVVYIAPSDYHLLIERDKTFSLDYSEKVNYSRPSIDVTFHTAAEVYREGLVCLLLSGSNADGVAGLRQVKKWGGVAAIQDPETAQVSYMPAQAKQNVSVDHILTIPQIAEFINTLSKYHHE, from the coding sequence ATGAGGGCGTGTGAAGCATTTATAATCGGTGGCTCGGCTGGTAGCCTGGACGTACTGCTTAAGGTGCTTCCGATCGTTCGTATCCCTGTCCCGTTTCCGATCATTATTGTCATACACCGTAAGCATGGAAGCGACTCGCTGCTCCCGGATCTTTTAACTTCACGGACCGGGCTGACGGTGAAGGAAGTTGATGAAAAAGAGGTTGTTCAGCCCGGCGTTGTATACATTGCACCATCAGATTATCACCTCCTGATAGAGCGGGACAAAACGTTTTCGCTGGATTATTCGGAAAAAGTGAATTATTCGAGGCCATCAATAGATGTAACTTTCCATACCGCTGCAGAAGTATACAGAGAGGGTCTTGTATGCTTACTGCTCTCAGGGTCGAACGCCGACGGTGTGGCAGGGCTGAGGCAGGTGAAAAAATGGGGAGGGGTGGCTGCGATTCAGGATCCCGAAACAGCTCAGGTGTCTTACATGCCTGCTCAGGCAAAGCAAAATGTATCCGTAGATCATATTCTGACTATCCCACAAATAGCAGAGTTTATAAACACGTTATCTAAATACCATCATGAATAA
- a CDS encoding sensor histidine kinase: protein MNPYEKKRRWKFFLLIFAIVIGTASVFYSNSFVKKMEREEQLQFQLYVKVTEQTFLMYDDDRYTSMIDLIRSNTKLPVILTDSQGEIISFQGLDSTKTNYNLEKKEGITYDPLYFKKELFRMKKQHAPTPIIGLDGTVWYLYYRDSPTLTQLRYFPYIQLAVIAVFLLTAYVAFSSARKAEQDQVWVGLAKETAHQLGTPISSLMAWVELIKSRFNAEDDPLIEEMENDIKRLEVITDRFSKIGSKPILEDHVVYTAIYNFVQYFKLRTSDKIRFEITGDEQVRAMLNVPLFDWVIENLLKNAANAIDNEGKISINIAENLAKEEVLIDVTDTGSGISRSKFDAVFQPGYTTRKRGWGLGLSLTRRIVENYHSGQIFIKDSEIGKGTTFRIILKSSITYEPTSGTPA, encoded by the coding sequence ATGAATCCGTACGAAAAAAAGCGCCGTTGGAAATTCTTTCTTTTGATCTTTGCCATCGTTATCGGAACCGCTTCCGTTTTTTACAGTAACTCGTTCGTTAAGAAAATGGAGCGCGAGGAGCAGCTCCAGTTTCAGTTGTACGTTAAAGTAACCGAACAGACGTTTTTAATGTACGACGACGATCGCTATACCAGTATGATCGACCTCATACGCAGCAACACAAAACTTCCGGTAATTCTTACAGACTCTCAGGGGGAAATCATCAGTTTCCAAGGACTTGATTCAACTAAAACCAACTATAACCTGGAGAAAAAAGAAGGCATTACATACGATCCGTTATATTTCAAGAAAGAGCTGTTTCGCATGAAAAAGCAGCATGCGCCCACACCGATAATCGGTCTCGACGGCACAGTATGGTATTTATATTATCGCGACTCCCCAACCCTGACACAGCTCCGCTATTTCCCTTACATCCAGCTGGCGGTCATCGCCGTGTTTTTGCTCACGGCTTACGTAGCCTTCAGTTCGGCCAGAAAGGCCGAACAGGACCAGGTTTGGGTCGGCCTAGCAAAAGAGACGGCACATCAGTTGGGCACACCTATCTCATCACTGATGGCTTGGGTAGAACTGATAAAATCAAGGTTTAACGCCGAGGACGACCCGCTTATTGAGGAAATGGAGAACGACATCAAGCGCCTCGAAGTAATCACCGACCGCTTTTCTAAGATCGGCTCAAAACCCATCCTGGAGGACCACGTGGTCTATACCGCGATCTATAACTTTGTCCAGTACTTTAAACTACGGACATCTGACAAGATCAGATTTGAGATTACCGGTGATGAGCAGGTTCGCGCTATGCTGAACGTACCGTTGTTCGACTGGGTAATTGAAAACCTGTTGAAAAATGCAGCAAACGCTATAGATAACGAAGGGAAGATCAGCATAAACATCGCCGAGAACCTCGCAAAGGAAGAAGTTCTGATAGACGTTACAGACACCGGATCGGGCATTTCCCGCTCTAAATTCGACGCCGTATTTCAGCCCGGCTATACCACACGAAAGCGAGGCTGGGGACTGGGCCTTTCATTGACCAGGAGAATCGTCGAAAATTACCATAGTGGTCAAATCTTTATTAAAGATTCGGAAATCGGCAAGGGAACCACATTCCGCATCATATTAAAGAGCAGCATCACCTACGAGCCTACCTCAGGCACTCCGGCATAG
- a CDS encoding CheR family methyltransferase — protein sequence MEGAVISDEQVDLLLADTLEQYGYDFTGYSRASLKRRILRLFTLDKALSFAEFRYRINNDSSYFKRFVEQITVNVTEMFRDPMFFKTLREEVLPKLGTYPFIRVWVAGCSTGEEAYSIAIILKELNLLEKSLIYATDINPAVLDRAAQSIFALSYMKQYSENYILSGGNKEFSGYYTANYSLAKFNDDLKKKIIFSTHNLVSDRSFNEFQLILCRNVLIYFDRELQHKVFGLFDDSLEELGYLALGTKETINFSPFLKKYKRLGTEKIWRKIQK from the coding sequence GTGGAGGGAGCGGTAATTAGTGATGAACAGGTAGATTTATTGCTCGCAGATACTTTGGAGCAATATGGTTACGACTTTACCGGATATTCCAGAGCCTCGCTGAAGCGTAGAATTTTGAGACTCTTCACGCTCGATAAAGCACTTAGCTTTGCGGAATTCAGGTACCGGATAAACAATGACAGCTCGTATTTCAAACGGTTTGTTGAGCAAATCACTGTAAATGTGACGGAAATGTTTCGTGACCCAATGTTCTTCAAGACGCTCCGCGAGGAAGTGCTGCCGAAGCTTGGGACCTATCCCTTTATCAGAGTGTGGGTGGCAGGGTGTTCGACCGGAGAAGAGGCATATTCTATAGCTATTATCCTTAAGGAACTCAATTTGCTCGAAAAATCCCTGATATATGCAACCGATATAAATCCTGCTGTTCTTGATCGGGCCGCTCAGAGTATTTTTGCACTGAGCTACATGAAACAGTATTCTGAGAACTACATTTTATCTGGCGGCAATAAGGAGTTCTCCGGTTATTATACGGCTAATTATTCCCTGGCTAAATTCAATGATGATCTGAAGAAGAAAATTATTTTTTCAACGCACAACCTCGTGTCGGACCGGTCGTTCAATGAGTTTCAACTGATCTTGTGCCGCAATGTACTGATCTATTTCGACCGGGAATTGCAGCATAAGGTATTCGGACTTTTCGACGACAGTCTTGAGGAACTGGGTTATCTTGCATTAGGAACCAAGGAGACGATCAATTTTTCTCCATTCTTAAAGAAATACAAGCGACTCGGCACGGAGAAAATATGGCGTAAAATACAGAAATGA
- a CDS encoding hybrid sensor histidine kinase/response regulator — protein MILIVDDTPENLISLKRVLERHNFEVDTASSGEEALKKVLKHEYVLIILDVQMPGMDGFEVAEAISGYSRAKETAIIFLSAVNKELKFITRGYSSGGLDYITKPVDMDILLLKVKTFYRIYEQSRKLREIQKALLEEIEFRKRAERKKDEFISIASHELKTPLTSVKGYVQLLARSVEKGDIDKVKNHLAKAEVQLEKLNELIADLLDISKIESGKLKFTKKHFVMDELLDNVIEIIHQSNPGFNIVRKGKAPGLIYADEMRIEQVIVNFLTNAIKYSPGTDEIHVYLNVKDDKVYLGVRDFGIGIAREQQQHVFDKFYRVEETAIHFQGLGIGLYISAEIIRRHGGEVGVKSTLGEGSEFYFILPSDTGTENDQ, from the coding sequence ATGATATTAATTGTAGATGATACGCCCGAAAACCTGATTTCTTTAAAAAGGGTTCTGGAGCGGCATAATTTTGAAGTAGATACGGCATCATCGGGAGAAGAGGCCTTGAAAAAGGTGCTCAAGCATGAGTATGTGCTTATCATTCTGGATGTGCAGATGCCAGGGATGGACGGCTTCGAAGTCGCAGAGGCCATTTCCGGTTACAGCCGGGCGAAGGAGACGGCGATCATATTTTTGTCTGCCGTTAACAAGGAACTGAAGTTTATTACACGCGGCTATTCTTCCGGCGGGCTCGACTATATCACCAAGCCGGTAGATATGGACATTTTACTTTTGAAAGTAAAGACTTTTTACCGGATTTATGAGCAAAGCCGTAAGCTGCGCGAAATTCAGAAGGCTTTGCTCGAGGAGATTGAATTCAGAAAACGCGCTGAGCGTAAAAAAGACGAGTTTATCAGTATTGCCAGTCACGAGCTAAAAACTCCGCTGACGAGCGTGAAAGGTTATGTACAATTGTTGGCCAGAAGCGTAGAAAAAGGCGATATAGATAAGGTTAAGAATCATCTTGCCAAGGCAGAAGTTCAGTTGGAGAAGCTCAACGAGCTCATTGCAGATCTTCTGGACATTTCTAAAATTGAAAGCGGTAAGCTCAAGTTTACCAAAAAGCATTTCGTTATGGACGAGTTGCTTGACAACGTGATAGAAATTATTCACCAGTCGAACCCAGGCTTTAACATTGTCCGGAAAGGCAAGGCACCAGGCCTTATATATGCTGACGAGATGCGTATTGAGCAGGTAATCGTCAACTTTCTTACGAATGCGATCAAATATTCTCCCGGCACGGATGAAATTCATGTATATCTGAATGTGAAGGATGATAAAGTATACCTTGGTGTGCGTGACTTCGGTATAGGGATTGCGAGGGAGCAGCAACAACATGTGTTTGATAAATTTTATCGCGTAGAAGAGACCGCGATCCATTTTCAGGGACTTGGCATTGGTCTCTATATCTCTGCCGAAATCATCAGACGGCACGGTGGCGAGGTAGGCGTTAAAAGCACCCTCGGCGAAGGTTCAGAATTTTACTTTATACTTCCCTCAGATACAGGGACCGAAAACGATCAATAA
- a CDS encoding response regulator: MNKPKRVFVFDDNADILDLCTIILEDAGYEIKTSVTSNNIIDQVMACVPDIIFMDNWLPDVGGIEATKALKSHPELKNIPVIYFSANNDVKSLAEQAGADDYLSKPFDIQDLEDIISRYISP, from the coding sequence ATGAATAAACCCAAAAGAGTATTCGTCTTTGACGATAATGCCGATATACTCGACTTATGTACAATCATTCTGGAGGACGCCGGCTACGAGATCAAAACCTCGGTGACTTCGAATAACATTATTGATCAGGTAATGGCCTGTGTACCAGATATCATTTTCATGGACAACTGGTTGCCTGATGTTGGCGGAATTGAAGCCACCAAGGCGCTTAAGAGCCATCCGGAGCTGAAAAACATCCCGGTAATCTATTTTTCCGCGAACAATGATGTGAAATCTCTCGCAGAACAGGCTGGAGCCGATGATTATCTGTCTAAGCCATTCGATATTCAGGATCTGGAAGATATCATAAGCCGTTATATTTCGCCTTAA
- the ypfJ gene encoding KPN_02809 family neutral zinc metallopeptidase → MQWFGKGSGNVDDRRGMGGGAIGGGIGVIIVVLGLLFGTDLSGLVSQLPLQQGAQAERATGSPEDAEGKFVDGVLESTNQVWEQQFQEMGQRYEEPTLVLFTDMVQSACGNASAAVGPFYCPGDQQVYIDLSFYKDLKDRFGASGDFAQAYVIAHEVGHHVQNLLGISEKVQRARAQLSEKEYNRLSVKLELQADFLAGLWAHHAQNLKDFRLDPGDLEEALNAANAIGDDKLQQQTNGEVVPDAFTHGTSAQRAFWFKKGFETGDFSQGDTFSSEELP, encoded by the coding sequence ATGCAATGGTTCGGTAAAGGAAGCGGCAATGTGGACGATAGGAGAGGAATGGGCGGCGGCGCCATTGGAGGCGGTATCGGCGTCATCATTGTTGTTCTCGGGTTGCTTTTCGGAACTGATCTGAGTGGGTTAGTTAGTCAGCTCCCTTTGCAGCAGGGCGCTCAGGCCGAACGGGCTACTGGTAGCCCCGAAGATGCAGAAGGGAAGTTCGTTGACGGGGTGCTGGAATCGACCAATCAGGTTTGGGAGCAGCAGTTCCAGGAGATGGGACAACGCTATGAGGAGCCTACACTTGTTTTATTCACGGATATGGTGCAGTCGGCCTGTGGTAATGCCAGTGCCGCAGTAGGGCCGTTCTACTGTCCGGGCGACCAGCAGGTATATATTGACCTCTCGTTCTATAAAGACCTTAAAGATCGTTTTGGTGCGTCTGGCGACTTTGCGCAGGCCTATGTTATCGCACATGAAGTTGGCCACCATGTACAGAATCTGCTTGGTATTTCTGAAAAAGTGCAAAGGGCAAGGGCTCAGCTTAGTGAAAAAGAATATAACAGGCTCTCTGTGAAGCTGGAGCTTCAGGCAGATTTTCTGGCGGGGCTTTGGGCTCATCACGCACAGAATCTTAAGGACTTCAGGCTTGACCCTGGGGATCTGGAAGAGGCATTGAATGCAGCCAATGCTATTGGTGATGATAAACTTCAGCAGCAAACCAATGGGGAAGTGGTTCCTGATGCGTTTACGCATGGAACTTCGGCGCAGCGTGCGTTTTGGTTTAAAAAAGGATTTGAAACGGGTGATTTTAGTCAGGGCGATACATTCAGCTCGGAGGAACTCCCTTGA
- a CDS encoding response regulator codes for MANKILIVDDDNRNIFALKAVLKSKGYTCLSATSAEEGIRMLSAEPGISVVLMDMMMPDMDGYEAMAKIAETEQLKHIPVIAVTAQAMVGDRERCLDAGAAGYVSKPINVDELIKLISQYV; via the coding sequence ATGGCTAATAAGATTTTGATTGTTGACGACGATAATCGTAATATTTTCGCTTTAAAGGCAGTGCTCAAGTCGAAAGGATACACCTGTTTGTCGGCAACAAGCGCCGAAGAGGGGATACGAATGCTTAGTGCTGAGCCAGGGATTTCGGTTGTGCTTATGGACATGATGATGCCGGATATGGATGGTTATGAAGCCATGGCAAAGATCGCTGAAACCGAGCAGTTGAAGCATATACCGGTAATTGCGGTTACTGCTCAGGCGATGGTGGGCGACAGGGAAAGGTGCCTGGATGCGGGCGCAGCAGGCTATGTTTCGAAGCCCATCAATGTCGACGAATTAATTAAGCTGATAAGTCAATACGTTTGA